One Solanum lycopersicum chromosome 4, SLM_r2.1 DNA window includes the following coding sequences:
- the LOC138348062 gene encoding uncharacterized protein, giving the protein MKGMVRFGKKGKLSPPYVIPYEMLQRVGKVAYEFKLPSELALVHPIFHVYMLKECIGYSESILPIEGLGVKDNLSCEEVPVQILDRQVKKLRNKEVVSAKVLWKNHLVESATWEDEDDMKCR; this is encoded by the coding sequence atgaaagggatggttagatttggcaagaaaggaaaGTTAAGTCCTCCTTATGTGATTCCCTATGAAAtgttgcaaagggttggtaaggttgcctatgaatttaaacttcctagtgaattggctttggTTCATCCGATTTTCCATGTTTATATGTTGAAAGAGTGTATTGGTTATTctgagtccattcttcctattgagggtcttggtgtcaaggataacctctcttgtGAAGAAGTtccggttcaaattcttgataggcaagtcaagaagttaaggaataaagaggtggtttctgcaaaggtgttatggaagaatcacctagttgagagTGCAACATGGGAGGATGAGGACGACATGAAGTGTCGTTAG